In Brachypodium distachyon strain Bd21 chromosome 5, Brachypodium_distachyon_v3.0, whole genome shotgun sequence, the genomic window ttcatgttgttcacactaaattgtccttagtcattgaggttgtgctgcacacataacctagactaatgtgaaagttggcggatgactcggttccacttgtcatgggcatggtgatgtcattccagcttacacggactcggctaaagagtttagtgagtcggactgacccatatagAGATGCAatgagtaggtcgtcatttgcatgtctcaatcaatgtaatccttagacctgaggttatcgcacaatccgagttgtggatcaccaacttaggttctgtcaaacgttgttccgtaacagggcagttataaaggcagagttcgggttgactgagaatcaagctgtgtgatgtggataaccaagatgggattttgcccctccgactggagagatattctctgggccctctcgagtgatatgattcgggaagcatggccatgcgcgactcggttaactgttaaccgggtcgatcgactaagagttagtcggatgaatcgtatatcacggatcgagaagagagttgaactattaaagagatgccgattaatcgcctatagttcgacaaggtatatcgtgaggcaaaagggactaagacgtatgtcacattggaaggtacgtcgttatgactcgatggtacttgggagtcggcacgttctgctagaagccgctaccgattaatcgattgagagtcggactccaatcgtgtccaagccgccatgagcctgcggggtcacacacttaagagcgggagcaagtttTTGGTCGGGTACTGGAaatgggctgacaatgcgagttggactcgcagagtggatgggtCACAcgtgctggagcccactttcactcggtatataagcagggacgtgggatgcctaaggggcacggttcgccactctcatgcgttgagaaccctagccccattcagtccaaccgtcgcaccggacctagcagtccgccgccggagctcctcctcgcacatgtggataccggcagaggtgctgtacgttcagcacttcgacgatcgcgggattggatcggctggatcggatcgagggaccgcactgcatcaaggcgctgcatcgataatccgcaactgcgcgtctagtggtaatcctcgtggccttctacctcggctagatcttgggagttcgcgtaggaaaagtttttgtttatctctacgcgccccttcagtaCATAATTGCCACAACATGCATTGTTGCTTTTGTGCCGAGGATGTTATCAACAACATTTTTTGTGATTGCCAATTCACTCGCTTAATTTGAATTGCCATTAATTCACACATGGTATAATCAAAATGTTTGAGAATTTAATAAAGGGATAAAGAGTTTGTTTACATGCATAAATCCTAGTGGAGGGGGGTCTCGCTTCATGTTGTTAGTCAATTTTGTCTATGTCTCTATATTGTCGTTTAGGACTTTTTTTGTCTAACTAGTTCAACTTCAATCCGGTGATCTTCATAGTGTACCAATTAATATGTTATCGTCATGTCCGTCGATGCTCTACAACGACGAGAGGCATGAAGGTTATGAGGACAAGCTTGAATCGGCTGCCAGGGGGTTGTGTCTTCGCATGAATGACGGCCGTCCACCCAAATGACTATGTAATTCATGGGATGGCGTATCATATGGGTTTATTTATGTAATACAGTTAATGACACTTCATTTTGTAATTAAACTTGTAAAATGTACGATGTTGCTATGCAGAGGCTATAGAAAAGACTATGCACAACTGTGCCTAGCTgttgatgcatgcatataaAAGTACTACgctggaaagaaaaaaaatgcaactaTCAATTAATCTTCATTTCATTTTCAAGGTTCCAGTGAATCTAACTTGGCTAAATAGCTAGTAAAGATACCTTAGTTATTTTGTATCCAATCAAATATACCATTCCATTATTATATCCAGATAGATGTACTGTATTTACTACCAATGAATATATGCAAATTGGCACCTACGGATCATATATACCACCTGAGAACAACTAGTTTCTCAATAAAAAATGACCAAATTGAAACAAAGTGTATTGTAGTTGGAAAACAAACTGAAACCTTTCAAAATGTTTATGGTAAGCATACGCGCGCACCTCCTTTGTTGTAAAAATACACATGACATtgacatgcatgtgtgcaatGCAAAGAATACAGTAGACTGTATTGGACAAAATAGGAAACCATATTTATCTATAAATATACATGGAATGGTCTCAGCAGTGGCAACTATATATTCTCGACGATGTTAGCTAACTGTTTATCAATCGTACTAAACATCATAAATCTAGCACTTGAACATCAGGTTTTAGCCTCGATCTCCCATATGGCAATCAaatgtattccctccgttcctaaattcttgttgttgttttagttcaaatttgtactaaaacaatgacGAAAatttaggacggagggagtattttgaaTTCCAGCACACAAATGGAAAAATAGGCTCTACTAAGTAACAGATATATAGAAGAAAAGAactatgcatatatatatgttataCTCAGGTTAGCACCTTAAAATGCATGTATGTTCTTTAAAAAAGGATGGTATATATCCTAAACGCCATTGCTTAGCTACGGTCGTTGATGGAAGACAGAAAGAGGCTACAGCAAACATGTATATAGTATAACACATAACACATGTCTGCATTGGAAACATTAGGTCTTTGAATGTGGGGATCTTTGAATGTGCAAGTCCCAAGAGGTTGTGAAAACCATGATTCTGTTCTTTACATTACTCAATAGGACAAGGGAAGAACGTTGGGGGAAACGTACGGTAAGTACGTGGTAAGAAACATAGACAGACAGCTGGGTGAGGATCCCCCATGAGCTAATTTAGCTTGTTCTGGGAGGATGCAGTTAGTCGTAGTAGCAACAGCTGCTACTTTGTGATCTTTAAACAAAGGAAAACATGCACACGTGTGAGCAAAGAACTGTAACTAGTGAATTGTGATGCAGTTCCCAATTCAACAGTTCCAACATATGAACCCAGAACCACAAGAACTGATGATATGATTGTGTTAGCACAAAGGTGAACTATCCTAGATACTAGTATAATATACACACATCACTTAGTTATAGTAATACACATAGCCATCTAATTAACACCTTTGTATAACCCAAAAACAATTCCCTAAAAGCATGCACAACACATCTATCTAGTAAAGTAGGAATTGACAGTTTAATTAAGCCCACACGAACACTTACAGCACTAAAACTTTTCTCTTATCAACTCGAATCGAATCTCTCATCCACATAAATAATTTACCAAACAATCCAGAGCAAGATGAGCCCCATGCATACATATATGCGCTCGGACAAATTAAGGGATACTTATTAAAGCCATACTGAAAATCAAGATTGACAAGGTTACACAGGCCACAGATCTCCATCAAAGTTCaacagagaaaagaaagaagaagaagaagaagaagaaaagaagaacaagagaaGAACGACAGAATCAGAGATCGACAAAACACTAGGAAATTAATTGTACAGAGATGTAGAAATAGTACTGCGGTAGATAGATGGTGTGTCCTTGAGCTGAGGCGTATACGTGCACCTTTGCAGGGCAAACCCTTTGCGTTGCTCATTCTTCTTCCTGAAGTTTGTGTGCTTCTCGCCTTCGATCTCTCCTCCTCTGACAGCAATCACATATCAATGGATCTCCCGGAAAGGCACCGGTCAGAAGTGTGGCCGCGGGCCGGCCCAGCCGTGGCCATCGGGCGGGAGCTGCGAGCCGGCACCACCAGCGCCCATGTGGTTGATGGGCAGGTGGTTGAAGAAGGGCAGCCCTGCGGCCGACGGGTCAGGAGGGAATCCGGGGACTCCAcccatgccgccgcctcccccggGGCCATCAGCATCCCCCGCCTGCTGCATCTGCTGCATAcctcctgccgcggcggcagccgcggcagcctgctgctgctcctcgtcctccaGCGGGAGCCGCTCGTAGGCGACGTTGGCGAAGGACGCTGCGATGACGATGACGGGCCCGGCCGCGTAGAGCGCGCCCACGACGTTGCCGCCCACGACCTGGCCCTGCCCGCCGGCCAGGAACACGGTGAGGCTGGTGGCACCCGGCGGAGccgggggagggaggaaggagcCCGAGAGCGACAGGATCTCGAACCTCCCCTGCAGCGTGACCACGGCACCCGCGGGCGCCGAGGGCTGGCGGAGCGTCACGTTGGTGaccacgccgctgccgctgagcACGCACacgccgcgctgccgccggcacGCGTACGTGGACACGCACTCGAACACGTCGCAGCCGCTGCCGACCTCCAGGATGTGCGCGCGCAGCGTGTTGGCGCTCTCCCGCGTGATGATCACGGGGGGCTTGGGCTTGTTCTTGGACCCCGGGGGGCGCccgcgggggcggcgcgcgaCCACGTCCCCGCCTGATCCAGGGGTGCCATcgccgcccccggcgccggggccggaggaggaggatccgccatcgttgttgttgttgttgtcggCGCCGTACTGCTGGCCGGCGCCGTAGTTGTTGTTGCCGTTGTCGTGGTCGTCGGAGGGCTCGTGCTGCTGCTTGGCGTAGCTGTTGTTCTGCAGCTGGAGGTCCGGGTGGAGGTGGTGGAACTGGTGCACGTAGCGCGTCGCGGCGGTGCCGAGGTCGAGGCCTGCCATGCTGATCCGCTAGCTCATGTACTGATGTACTACTAGGCTAGGGAGCAGTGGAAAAATTTACAAATCCAAAAAAGTAGGGGAAAAAATCGAATTGAAACAGAGTGCTGTCTTGTTTTTAGGTTTAAAAGGAAGCCTTGGAAAAGGAAGCAATGATTTTTAAAGCGTGGAGTTGTTTATGCTCCCTGCTCTTGTTTTATAAAAATCCGGACGCATGCAGAAAGAAGCAAACAGGGAAGAAGCAaactaaaaaaagaagcaagatgGTAGTGCTTGCATGGACATGGAGAAGAGAGAACAACAACAGAGAGAGCACTGTGTGATATGGGGATGGgaggggggaggagaggagaagagagctATGAAGAGGCAGGCACAAGAggggaagagaggaaggagaaaggTATGAGGGGTTTGAGAGGTTCTTCCAACCAGTAGTAGGAGACTATGGGGGTGCAACATGTACATAAAATAatgagggggagagagagagggggggaaCAAATTCGTGTGCATCCTTACAGCTGTTGGCAAGAAAATAAGGCTGGTGCGATGACATGTGGGTCTGGGGAAAGGAGGGAGGCCCATGCGGCAGTTTCATGTGTGTTGTATGCGCTGGTGACAGAGGGGAGGCTTCAAAGAAGGAGAGCGGGAAGAACTATGATACAGAAATGTGATGCATCGCGACAGTGATGGCTTAGCGTGTCCATTGGAAGCTTTATGCTACTTAACCAGGGTTAAGTGCTTAAACCTGTGGTTAGAGACCACTAATCCAAGATTGATATGACTTAGGGTAGAGGTTGTTCATACCGTGCCCTGTGGGGGCCACTCCAGCGCATGCTGCGCTATAGGATCATTTGCGCTAATGCTAGATCTGACCCTCTGGCCATGGGTCGGAGAGGCGTGTTTCGACCCTTGTAGAGTCTTTGTATATGTTACTGTTTTAGAATCTCACCAAACGTGTAATATCGACCACATTGTTATGTATATAAATTAAGTACACATACGAGAGCAACGCAATCTTCGTTTTCAGGCTTCTCCAAATAAAACTTGACCATGCATTAAGATCTTTATTTTCAGTATTCCATGCATATTTTGTAGTTAATCTTCTGACTGGATTCTTTCCAAGCATTTCCAACAATTAATATATTGCATTTTTGCGGGAAGATAATAAAGTTTGCTGTAAGAAAATAGTATAAAAATAACTCGCACCAATGTTAATTGGATGGGCTAGCCATTGACCGATAGGGTAATATCTAAGCAAGGTGTGTGTGACGTGTGTCCTGATGTAAAACAACATGGATTGGAGTTGCCACTTTTTGAACATACACTTTTTACCTAGCTAGTCTCATAATATTAATTTGGTGGTGATCACGACCGTGACACAGCGAGGCTTAGTGTTAGCTGAACACAACTAGCCAGTTTTAAAATTGCATTAAGCTAATAATGAAGCTGAACAAAGCTTACTTTCTTTAGCTAATAATTTAGCTAGCGCCATACCCATATATGCTTAAGGAGATCCAAGATACATGACTAATTAATGCATGTGTGATGGACATGTagaggtatatatatatgagatgCAGTTCTATCTCAAACATAAAATTTTAGTTTCCTCAGTTAATTGATTGACGCATTTTTAATTACTCATTGTCCTTTCAGGTATACTTTAGAGACAAGGAGATTTAACATTTGATTATATGTAGTTAATTTGCTGACAATATAGTATGTCAAGTCAAAGGATGCATGACCCACATCATCCTAACTCTAACTGAGTTTTATATACTTTGATATATCTTATACCGGCCGGTAACCTGCATATGCTGTACTTTCACTACGTGTGATGACCTAAAAACTTTGGACCTAGGCTTACCTTTTCACCATCTTTTCACGAGAGACCAATTAACATGAGTAAACTCACACCGGTTTTCCCAAAGATGCAcattttttaatatatattttctccTTGATCTTTTGGAGGCCGGTAACTCTACTCAACCACACGCACGGTAGTATTCAACTACGTACGGAGACATGGAATGTGTAACTTTTCAGGGGAAAAATAGGCCAACTCTGTAGAAAAGAACTTTAGTTTATGTACTCTATGAAGTTGTATATATTAGTTTCATTGTTTAtgtaattaaaaaataatcGGCTATCAATCATGTAACTTTACAAGAATAAGGACAGATCGTGCAGCCGTGCATATGCAAGGTGCTTAATTATACTAATACACTGCAGAAATCTATGAGGAAATGCGCGCAATCTATTCTCATGATCCTAttgatgcatgtgtgtgtgtgtatatattatttttttactcGCCTgcttttctaaatttaaatCATAATGTACCAATATAGTACTATCTCGATATTATATATGTATGCCACATCTGGGTTACAGTTTTGGAACTATGCGCAtccatttcctttttttaacaACTTCCGTTAATTAATCAGTAAGGACGACCATGAAGAGTGACACATGGTTCAGTGTAGCGCGCAGTAAGGGCCGGGGTAGTATACTTTGGCAGGGGGCTAGCTTAATCAAATCAATACTACTCCTCTCTTTCCTCGTTTCAAATTTCCGTTCAACTTAATTAGAGGTCtgaataattttttatttacacAAACACATCATCAAATTGACATGCACACATGTAGAAAGCACATATAAATTCACTTGAAGTTCCCAGAACTATATAATTTTGTGCACACATCTTTTCCCGTGCATGGACAGGGAATTGGTCTATGGCGGCTTGTTCCATTCTTGGCTAGCTTTTCAACAGAATTGTGGGCCTCGATTAATTTGATGGTTGAACTTTGAAAGACATATTGTACAAGGACCTTGCATTAGTAAATTCTTGGCTTGATACTTTCAACGGCAAcgagtatttagaaacgaaaTGAGTACGTGAAAATGGCCTTTTACACTGCAGCCAGCTCTTTACAGCGACGGCTTCCATTTTACCTCTCCGACATCAACACCGGGAACCGTGCCCAGCGAATGAGGTGTCGACAAGTTACCCCATCCTGGAGCCGCGCCCCCACGAGATCGAGCCGAGCCAATGCCCCCTTCGGCTCGCCCCCACGTTCCCCTGTCACGTGCGCGCGGCCGTCCCAAGGCGCGAACTCGGCGTGGCTGTCGGCCATGGCCGGGCACGTACGGCAGGCAGGAGCTGAGAGCTCGCTTTCCTGGGGAACGCGCGGGTCAGccggcctctctctctctcttctgcCCCAACGCGCGCGCGTCCCGCTGCACCGTGGGCCCTCCCTCCACGCAGGTaagcgtgcgtgcgtgcttgGAGAAAAGGGGCCAGTGGCgatgaaaccctaaccctagttACAAGGAACGATGGGAGCATGCGAAAGTTAGAGAGATGCTGTCAGGCCGCGGTGTGTGTAAGCACTCGTATGTCTTTGGTGATTTTGCATTCTCG contains:
- the LOC100830290 gene encoding AT-hook motif nuclear-localized protein 23, with amino-acid sequence MAGLDLGTAATRYVHQFHHLHPDLQLQNNSYAKQQHEPSDDHDNGNNNYGAGQQYGADNNNNNDGGSSSSGPGAGGGDGTPGSGGDVVARRPRGRPPGSKNKPKPPVIITRESANTLRAHILEVGSGCDVFECVSTYACRRQRGVCVLSGSGVVTNVTLRQPSAPAGAVVTLQGRFEILSLSGSFLPPPAPPGATSLTVFLAGGQGQVVGGNVVGALYAAGPVIVIAASFANVAYERLPLEDEEQQQAAAAAAAAGGMQQMQQAGDADGPGGGGGMGGVPGFPPDPSAAGLPFFNHLPINHMGAGGAGSQLPPDGHGWAGPRPHF